One segment of Antennarius striatus isolate MH-2024 chromosome 5, ASM4005453v1, whole genome shotgun sequence DNA contains the following:
- the id1 gene encoding DNA-binding protein inhibitor ID-1, translated as MKVVGSTCALKSKVGSEEMVRCLSDQSLTISKCKIPLLDEQMTVFLQDMNSCYSKLKELVPTLPTNKKASKVEILQHVIDYIWDLQVELDEPEKSRQLSGSSVPRTPLTALNAELASITSENGCSDDRIMCR; from the exons ATGAAGGTTGTCGGATCTACCTGCGCCCTGAAGAGCAAGGTCGGCAGCGAGGAAATGGTTCGCTGCCTGTCCGATCAGAGCCTCACCATCTCTAAGTGCAAGATCCCGCTACTGGACGAGCAGATGACCGTATTCCTCCAAGACATGAACAGCTGCTACAGCAAGCTGAAGGAGCTCGTTCCGACCCTGCCTACCAACAAGAAGGCCAGTAAAGTGGAGATCTTACAGCACGTCATCGACTACATCTGGGACCTGCAGGTAGAGCTGGACGAGCCGGAGAAGAGCCGCCAGCTGTCAGGCAGCAGCGTGCCCCGCACACCGCTCACCGCCTTGAACGCAGAGCTCGCCAGTATCACATCAGAG AATGGATGCTCAGACGACAGGATTATGTGCCGTTAA